The Euwallacea similis isolate ESF13 chromosome 21, ESF131.1, whole genome shotgun sequence genome contains the following window.
ATGCAAATAAGTTCAAATTGACAGCATACTGAGACATTATCTTACAGTTAGATAAAGGAGGTCCTCCTGAAATAATGCCCAGTAAATTCCTTCCAATtaggcaaatttaaaaatcgcgCGACTTGTCTGGGAATCCCCCCAATTTTGTTGATCCCCATGGGGGTCTTGAAGCACCTTCCTTGGAAGTACCTAATGAAAAACCTCGAATGGGTCAAGTCAGGAGGGCGGAGAGAAATGTACTTTCTGCAAATTTCCAAGAAACCTGCATCAGAGATGGTTACTGTTCGGTTTTTCCTCGGATTGGCATCGTCTTCTATTTTAATGTACAATATTTCCCCTAAATCATGGACATGTTGGATATGTAAGTTGTTTAATTCCTCACAACTGCATTGTCCACATACCCCAATTATGAATAAAACCTATAATAGATCGATTATATTTTAACTTAGTCAATTTGAAGCTTTCTTCACCTTAACTGCTAAATATACGTGGTCGGGTGCCCCATGGATAAAGCTCAGAAACTGCTCAGTAGTCAGTCCTGTTGATTTTGTAGGGAGACCTTcggaaaactttttaatgtaaGCTCGCAGCTTTTGGAATTGACCCATGTCGATGTTGTGCAGAGACATTAATACGTTTTTCAACATGTAAAAATAAGACCAAAGAGTGTTAGCTTTAAAATTAGGCATTGCAGCTTGCTCCTCGAAAAAAGCCAACAAAGTATCTTCAGTGTAATCGTGATAGTCGTTATCAGATGcccatttaataaatttgtcatATATGCGATGGTAGGTTTCGGTGGTCTTGGACAATACAGGGTGACAGGTGTCTTCCTCCAGATTGATTCCGGGTTCCACTTTGATGTCACATATGGAAactagaaaatttttaatcaataaaacattgtGGGTTCGTTATTTGggacagaaaatattttttagaaccGTTAAAGTATGATGAGCTTCGCGCATCCATATCGTATGTAAAGCAACgcgttttttcattgttactATTTTTTCAGGTTGTCCGacgtgaaaaaatgaaatttgtccATTTTGCAAGCTGCCTCGGACAATGCGGCTATTCGTAAGACTGTGTCTATATGGACACAGTCGTAAAAGAGTATTTTGGGGGACTTACTTCCCTGATTTAGAATAACGCACATTTCCGAACTATACGGTGAGCACTACCTAAACCtacaacaataatttttggttatataataaattatgttattttattcaccgatttccaatttttcacaTCGTTGAAGCGGGACTTTTAAGGAACTTAAAACTTCAACATAAGTTAGATTGGCTAAGCACCAGAACGCAATTGGCGCCCTGCAAGCGTTTCGCTTAGCCGgttcaaaataatgtaatgAATCCAACTAGGACACTCAATTTCAAAGTCCACTGGACATGAGATAACTACTTTTAGCGGGAAGTAGGAATTATTAGGGATTTATTGTCatagaaatattacaaaataaaatcctaTTGCACACTggatgtatatttttaatatgagtTAACAATGAACCCATATCATATAAAATATGCTGGGCGTCCCATGGCCTAAGGTCGCTGGCTTGTAGATGCACGTCTTCACGACACTATTGGAGTTGTAGCTATATTGATCTGAAGATTCCGTGAATCAACTAAGTCGTGATCTTAAGTCAtagggcaccctgtataatgcacataaataataaacaacaaaaaaatattaaacaaattatcaACTTatgtttaacaataattactgCTTTCTCTTACGTTCCAACTACATGGAGAGCAGTGAGAGCAGTCCGTTTGAAGCAATGTCCAGTAAAGTCCTTCCAATTAGGCAAATTAAGGTATCTGGCGATCTCCCTGGGTACGCTCCCAATTTTGTTAATTCCGATCGGGGAAGTATAGCACTTCCCATCGGCATATCGAATGAAAAACTTCGAATTGTTGATGGTCGGAGGACGAAGAGAAATATACTTTCTGCAAATGCCCAGAAAACTCGCTTCGGTGATCACAAAAGtcctattttttttagaattgcTGTCCTCTCGTTTAATTTGCAACGTTTCCCCTAAATCCTCGACATCTTGTACTTGCAAATTGCATAAATCCTCCCGTGTACACTGTCCACACACTccaattataaacaaaaccTATCAAAAACCATTCTTAAGTTAGATATTTTGACCTCATTTAATCTTCATTTAGTTCACCTTAACAGCTAAGTACTTCACGTCAGGAGCTCCATGAATAAATCTCAGAAACTGCTCTTCAGTAAGCCCCGGAGTGTTTCTAGGGAGACAACCCTGGTTCCAATACTTAAGGTAACCCCTCAATTCCTTGTATTGTGATATGTCGATACTATGGAGAGACATTAGCACGCTTTTCAGCATTGAGTAATAAGCCCAAAGCGTATTGGCTCTTAATTTGGGTCTTGAAGCCTGATATCTAAAGAAGGCCAGTACTGTGCTTTCCGAATAATCGTGAAAATCGTTTTCGTAAGtccatttaataaatttttcgtatATGCGGTGATAGGTGGGCTTCGATGGGGCTTCTGGGGACTCCTCTAGGAAAGTAGGagattcttttttaatttctgtcaGGATCGACtctaaaaatatggaaaattagcACCTCGTGAAACTTTGTTAGAGTAATTTGCAGGTCgggaaaaaaatacaaatatgaCTAATTAAAGCCCAGTTGTTGGCTCTGGGCTTAAGCTCGGTTCTCCTAAGCCCAATCCTCGTAAAAGTATACGAATGCACATAAAGAATTTGTACACCATATGTGTATCAGATTGCAGATTGTGATATTGATTCACTTCTAATGAACGTCAAAAATTGACCATGGTCAGATTTAGGTGAACCAAGTTTAAACCATTATTCAACAACTGGACCTTACGATctttaatatagaaaaaaaacaatgtaaatcaaattttacaattaaaaaaaccaaatagCGAATTATTTATCAGATATCTTCTAGGACTTCTGGGGCTCCTCTGTATAATAATATggcagtaataaaaaaatacgtgcCAAAGAGACGCCAAATATCCGTTCTTTCTGCAGCAACTAACTTGCCCAAATAACGTCTTCTTGTGAGGGCATAATTCCAAAGATTACATAAGTAGTGAATAAATAACAACATACACGATGTCTTATTTGCCGGTTACGAGATAAGAAGTTCGCTTGAAGCAGTGTCCAGTGAAGTCCTTCCAATTGGGTAAATTCAAATATCGAGCCACCTCCTTCGGTATCCCACCAATCTTATTAATCCCCATGGGTATTTTACAGCATTTCCCATTgatgtatttaataaaaaattttgggtTGTCCATTAGAGGGGGGCGAAGGGAAATATATCTTCGGcaaatttctatgaaatttgCATCACAGATCGTAAAAGTTCGATTTCTCGTCTGACTGTTATCCACCACTTTAATGTGCAACATTGTCCCTAAATCCTCAACGTCTTGGACATGTAAGTTGTTTAATTCGTCGCGATTGCACTGTCCAAATACtccaattataaataaaacctGCAACGTTATATGCTCTTAACATGAACTCAGCTAAGTAGTAACTTAACTTCACCTTCATTGCTAAATACTTCCCGTCAGGTGCTCCATGAATGAAGTTTAGGAACTCATTTCCAGTCAATCCTGGAGCCTTTATAGGACGCCAACCCTTAGTCTTCTTTGTAAGATAATTTCGCAGGGTCCTGTATTCAGATATATCAATACTGCGATTAGAAATGAGGACGCTTTTCAACATATAGTAATAGGACCAAAGAGAGTTGGGTTTAAAGTTTGGTATTGAAGCTTGGTGTTTGAAGAAAGCTAACACCGTGCTTTCATCATAATCATTAAAGCCGTTTTCAGAACTCCATTTATTAAACCGGTTGAACATGCGTTGATAGGATTCTAAGAGCCTTGGAGGAACATTAACAGTTTCTTCTAGGAAATTTGGAgattctatttttatttccatcaGATTTGGATCTAAAATATGTGAAAGTTAGTTAAAACGTTGACAATCCTGATAACGATGaacacaaaataataatatgttgTTATAGTAAGGCAATCAGAACATAAGAACGTCCCCTGCACGGGAGAGGTTTTATGACTCGTCGGAGACATTTGACGATGCAAAAAGAGGAAACTGTTAAATAGATCATAAATTACCAGAACAAGGAAAAATATCACCAAGGGGGGAATTATTTATGCAGACGCTGTTTTATAGGCCATTTTGATGTTATTCCCCGGGGAACATTGTTCTGTTCTGAGCGTAAAACCAGAGCCTCTGTTTCACTCTTCAAGGAATTACCATATTCAACCCgaagcaaataataaaaaccaacaagctataaacataaataaaatagtcgTATTTAATAGAATCATTTTCCAGTTACATAGAGGGAAACTCGTTTAAAACAATGCCCTGTAAAAGCTTCCCAATTAGGCAAATTCAAATATCGAGCGACTTCTCTTGGTACCCCCCCAATTTTGTGGATCCCCATGGGCGACCTGAAACATTTGCCATCGGCGTATCTGATGAAAAACCTGGAATTGTTCATTCCAGCGGGGCGAAGACATATATACTTTCTGCAAATTTCCAAGAACCTGGCTTCAGAGATGGTACAAGTTCGACTTTTCTTTTGATTACTGTCTTTAAATTTAACGTACAAAATTCCACCCGAATCCTCGACATCTTGGACTTTTAAGTTGTTTAATTCGTCGCGTTTGCACTGTCCATACACCccgataataaatattaccTACAATGTAAATCCATCAGGATTCTAGTTTAATTACTCATTAACCAAACTTCACCTTAACAGCTAAATACTTCTCGTCGGGTGCCTCATGGATAAATCTAAGAAATTGCTCTTCACTCAGTCCTGGAGACATTTTACGATGCCAGCcctcattttcttctttaagaTACCTTCGCAGCTTCTTGAACTCTAATATATTGATATTGTGAACGGACAGTAACTTGGTTTTCAGCATGGAATAGTAAGACCAAAGACTATTGGCTTTAAACCCAGGCCTTGAGGCTCGATCTTTGAAGAAAGCCAGCAGGGTGCTTTCAGTATAATCGCCAAAGTTGTTTTCATAACACCATTCAATAAACTTATCATAGACGCGATGATAACATTCTGCAGTCTTCGATGAGCCTTGAGGGGATTCTTCTAAGAAATTCGGAGATTCTGCTTTAAATTCCTTGAAGCTCAGctctaaaaattgatattaaaaattaggcCTATTTATGATACTTCTGATTATGAGGAATCAATAAAGTAACATGAGTCAacctatttaataaaaacgatGTTAGATAACAAACTACAAactaaattataaacaattcAAAGGAAactacattttaattattttaatttacttcatCTTGACCAATGGGGTCAGTGGGACATGCGGTCCAGTGAGGCAGATTTACAAATTTAGTCATTTGACGAGACGCTTCCCTAATTGTATTTGTTCCCATCGGGGTACTATAACATCTCCCATTGAGGCATATTTGACGGTAATTATTCCCAGCTATGGTAAATGTTCTTAAATCTTTCGTTTTATAATCTTTAACATAAAACAGAGCTTCAACGTCCTAAATGTCTTCAGTACTCAGGTAGACTAGCTCTTCATGGCAGCAGGACCCGAGAACAGCTATCATAATGATCATCTAGAGAAAGTTACATTATTAGACTAAAATTCTCAACTCTTTTGCAGGAATTCTCAACTCACCTTAATTCCTAGCTACTCTTCAtttaaaacgattaaaaattgttccctGCTAAGGGGCACCGCAGGTTTCTCAAGCTTATCAACtcgatttagatttttaaaaagttgccGCAACTTGTAAGACACCACATTCACTCTATGTTTGATCCTTAACATTCGTTTGAGAATAGAATATTGCATGGAAAAAgtggaatttttaatgttgaCTCTATTCCAATCCCTGAGATGAACCATCAAGGAACTTTCAGAGTAATCAATGAATTACCTTAATGCCTTCCAGGCATTATCATTTTTGTAGATGCGATTGTGAGTGTTTGAGAATGAATATCAGAGGAATTTTTTGGTAGTGgtaattgtttctttttggGAGCAATCGGGTAGTTCTTGTTGTCTTGCACAAATTAGGGAAGCtggaaagaaaagtttttggGACGAAGCGAGATTGTCTTAGAAAAAGAGGAGGAAGAAGGAAGAGAGTCATAGGTATTCATAACAAAGAGTGATAGTTAAATAAAGCACTTGATATCGTATATGCGAACACACATTGGCGGATGTAAAGAGCAAGTGAAGCTTCAATAAAACAAcaggaattaaataaattaaaagtttattttattaaccgGGGAAGTTTTTGGTctaatcaaaatgaaaaatcatgtGAAGTCCTGTTTTCTATAAAGACTAGCGATAGCAACAACTTACTTGTTGTCACATCGATAGAACCCAGGTTAATCAAGTGATTCAGATAACGAGCCCCCAATGATGTGCTTCCgtataagaaaattatacaTCCGCcgttatttatatttcataaaaaaacaatataacataacaaattacaaattaaataacaaacaaCTTGCAAACAAACCTAGATGggattaattttgattttcttcagaCAAGGCCAGATATAATCGCTCCAGCGAggcaaattcaaaaattttgccaTTTGACGAGAAGCTCCCCCAATGGTTTTGATTCCCATAGGGGAGTTGTAACATCTCCCATTGAGGTATTTCACGAAAAACCTATTAGAGCTTCGCGTAATTCGGGACCGCAGAGTCATGTACTTGAGGTATATTTGACGGTAATTGTCTCCGACGATGGTAAATGTTCTCGGCAGTTTCGTTTTATAATCTTTAACTTTAATGTATAGTAAGGTTTCACAATCTTGAATCTCTTCAGTCTTCAGATAGACCAACTCTTCACGTCGGCAGGAGCCCAGAACAGCTATCATAATGATCACCTAAATAAAGTACCATTACTGGACCATAATTCTGATCACTTTTTCAACGATTAACAACTCACCTTAACTCCTAGATACTTTTCATCAGGAGCTTCGgtcaaaaaagtgaaaaactgTTCTCTGGTGAACACCGGGCATTTCTTAGGTTCATAACCCTGATTCCATTTCTTAAGAAGCTGCCGTACTCGGTTGTAAGACCCCACATCCACTCCATGATTGATACTCAACACTCGTTTGAGAATAGAATATTGCATCCAAAGAGTAGAACTTTTGATATTGAAGCTCtttaaatcttgaaaatagGCCATCAAGGTGTTTTCAGAATAATCATTGAATTGCCTTGATGTCCTCCACGCCTTGAATTTTTCGTAAATGCGGTTGTAAGTGTTTGAGGATTTCAGAGGAATTATTTTGGCACTGATATCTTCTCCTTCCTCCTCAGGATCTAATTCTTCCTTCGGAAGGCCATCGGGCAATTCTTGTTTTATAATGTCAATTAGGGAAGCTAgaaagtaaagttttttttgaattaatcgGGAGTAGTATGGAGAGGGAGGAAAGGGGAATAGGTTCAAAGTTAATCACAATTAAGAGCTATAAGTAAGAACAACAATTAAATGTGGCATCTGATATTACTCATGCAAACACACTTTTACATTCTCGCCAAACAACAACTGAGAAATAAAACAggaattcaataaattataagtttattttatgtaCAAATACGGTACTGCACAGTTGAAACGGACTTGAGCAACTTTGAGGTCAAActcaaaatcaaatatcaCCAACACATCCAGTTACACTGATCGAAGAAGAATGCTTTTAGTcgttaaattataaattttaaattttgcaaggACTTGGTCAATAACCCGCATCATCCTGTGTATATTGCACAAAGAGACCAATCACTGCTAAATGTAATGAGAAACTATGTCCAATCATAAACTTCAAGATACTTAGAAATCCGTTAACAGCTCCCGAGATATtgactttcaaaatttcatttttttccgtttaaaTTGGAGAGTACTGCATTTTAGCGTTAAAACTAAACAGTACTAGTACGTTCAATATAAATTGCAgaagatttaattttgagtAATATTA
Protein-coding sequences here:
- the LOC136415792 gene encoding uncharacterized protein isoform X5, with product MASEQFSLCWDNFHKNMSSGMNSLLESGDLVDVTLAVEGKFLKAHKMVLSVCSPYFKELFKTNPCQHPIVFMKDVSYVAISDLLQFMYQGEVQVSQDNLTTFIKTAEALQIKGLTGDGNGSTDADSEPVQEKPTRHIDESYKPSPRPKKQLPAPVVTTTPAVKRPRLSASSNDSQSAPIAIAKTEPSSTGVDSSSVQFKVEPYDLNQSVTIPDDGDDNFDENLDDNTVDDTEDYSMMEGEEPQAGTSTDGTGEGQDPNLMEIKIESPNFLEETVNVPPRLLESYQRMFNRFNKWSSENGFNDYDESTVLAFFKHQASIPNFKPNSLWSYYYMLKSVLISNRSIDISEYRTLRNYLTKKTKGWRPIKAPGLTGNEFLNFIHGAPDGKYLAMKVLFIIGVFGQCNRDELNNLHVQDVEDLGTMLHIKVVDNSQTRNRTFTICDANFIEICRRYISLRPPLMDNPKFFIKYINGKCCKIPMGINKIGGIPKEVARYLNLPNWKDFTGHCFKRTSYLVTGK
- the LOC136415792 gene encoding uncharacterized protein isoform X7; the encoded protein is MASEQFSLCWDNFHKNMSSGMNSLLESGDLVDVTLAVEGKFLKAHKMVLSVCSPYFKELFKTNPCQHPIVFMKDVSYVAISDLLQFMYQGEVQVSQDNLTTFIKTAEALQIKGLTGDGNGSTDADSEPVQEKPTRHIDESYKPSPRPKKQLPAPVVTTTPAVKRPRLSASSNDSQSAPIAIAKTEPSSTGVDSSSVQFKVEPYDLNQSVTIPDDGDDNFDENLDDNTVDDTEDYSMMEGEEPQAGTSTDGTGEGQVSICDIKVEPGINLEEDTCHPVLSKTTETYHRIYDKFIKWASDNDYHDYTEDTLLAFFEEQAAMPNFKANTLWSYFYMLKNVLMSLHNIDMGQFQKLRAYIKKFSEGLPTKSTGLTTEQFLSFIHGAPDHVYLAVKVLFIIGVCGQCSCEELNNLHIQHVHDLGEILYIKIEDDANPRKNRTVTISDAGFLEICRKYISLRPPDLTHSRFFIRYFQGRCFKTPMGINKIGGIPRQVARFLNLPNWKEFTGHYFRRTSFI
- the LOC136415792 gene encoding protein tramtrack, alpha isoform-like isoform X3, with protein sequence MASEQFSLCWDNFHKNMSSGMNSLLESGDLVDVTLAVEGKFLKAHKMVLSVCSPYFKELFKTNPCQHPIVFMKDVSYVAISDLLQFMYQGEVQVSQDNLTTFIKTAEALQIKGLTGDGNGSTDADSEPVQEKPTRHIDESYKPSPRPKKQLPAPVVTTTPAVKRPRLSASSNDSQSAPIAIAKTEPSSTGVDSSSVQFKVEPYDLNQSVTIPDDGDDNFDENLDDNTVDDTEDYSMMEGEEPQAGTSTDGTGEGQASLIDIIKQELPDGLPKEELDPEEEGEDISAKIIPLKSSNTYNRIYEKFKAWRTSRQFNDYSENTLMAYFQDLKSFNIKSSTLWMQYSILKRVLSINHGVDVGSYNRVRQLLKKWNQGYEPKKCPVFTREQFFTFLTEAPDEKYLGVKVIIMIAVLGSCRREELVYLKTEEIQDCETLLYIKVKDYKTKLPRTFTIVGDNYRQIYLKYMTLRSRITRSSNRFFVKYLNGRCYNSPMGIKTIGGASRQMAKFLNLPRWSDYIWPCLKKIKINPI
- the LOC136415792 gene encoding protein tramtrack, alpha isoform-like isoform X6 codes for the protein MASEQFSLCWDNFHKNMSSGMNSLLESGDLVDVTLAVEGKFLKAHKMVLSVCSPYFKELFKTNPCQHPIVFMKDVSYVAISDLLQFMYQGEVQVSQDNLTTFIKTAEALQIKGLTGDGNGSTDADSEPVQEKPTRHIDESYKPSPRPKKQLPAPVVTTTPAVKRPRLSASSNDSQSAPIAIAKTEPSSTGVDSSSVQFKVEPYDLNQSVTIPDDGDDNFDENLDDNTVDDTEDYSMMEGEEPQAGTSTDGTGEGQELSFKEFKAESPNFLEESPQGSSKTAECYHRVYDKFIEWCYENNFGDYTESTLLAFFKDRASRPGFKANSLWSYYSMLKTKLLSVHNINILEFKKLRRYLKEENEGWHRKMSPGLSEEQFLRFIHEAPDEKYLAVKVIFIIGVYGQCKRDELNNLKVQDVEDSGGILYVKFKDSNQKKSRTCTISEARFLEICRKYICLRPAGMNNSRFFIRYADGKCFRSPMGIHKIGGVPREVARYLNLPNWEAFTGHCFKRVSLYVTGK
- the LOC136415792 gene encoding protein tramtrack, beta isoform-like isoform X8; the protein is MASEQFSLCWDNFHKNMSSGMNSLLESGDLVDVTLAVEGKFLKAHKMVLSVCSPYFKELFKTNPCQHPIVFMKDVSYVAISDLLQFMYQGEVQVSQDNLTTFIKTAEALQIKGLTGDGNGSTDADSEPVQEKPTRHIDESYKPSPRPKKQLPAPVVTTTPAVKRPRLSASSNDSQSAPIAIAKTEPSSTGVDSSSVQFKVEPYDLNQSVTIPDDGDDNFDENLDDNTVDDTEDYSMMEGEEPQAGTSTDGTGEGQESILTEIKKESPTFLEESPEAPSKPTYHRIYEKFIKWTYENDFHDYSESTVLAFFRYQASRPKLRANTLWAYYSMLKSVLMSLHSIDISQYKELRGYLKYWNQGCLPRNTPGLTEEQFLRFIHGAPDVKYLAVKVLFIIGVCGQCSCEELNNLHIQHVHDLGEILYIKIEDDANPRKNRTVTISDAGFLEICRKYISLRPPDLTHSRFFIRYFQGRCFKTPMGINKIGGIPRQVARFLNLPNWKEFTGHYFRRTSFI
- the LOC136415792 gene encoding zinc finger and BTB domain-containing protein 17-like isoform X4, with product MASEQFSLCWDNFHKNMSSGMNSLLESGDLVDVTLAVEGKFLKAHKMVLSVCSPYFKELFKTNPCQHPIVFMKDVSYVAISDLLQFMYQGEVQVSQDNLTTFIKTAEALQIKGLTGDGNGSTDADSEPVQEKPTRHIDESYKPSPRPKKQLPAPVVTTTPAVKRPRLSASSNDSQSAPIAIAKTEPSSTGVDSSSVQFKVEPYDLNQSVTIPDDGDDNFDENLDDNTVDDTEDYSMMEGEEPQAGTSTDGTGEGQESILTEIKKESPTFLEESPEAPSKPTYHRIYEKFIKWTYENDFHDYSESTVLAFFRYQASRPKLRANTLWAYYSMLKSVLMSLHSIDISQYKELRGYLKYWNQGCLPRNTPGLTEEQFLRFIHGAPDVKYLAVKVLFIIGVCGQCTREDLCNLQVQDVEDLGETLQIKREDSNSKKNRTFVITEASFLGICRKYISLRPPTINNSKFFIRYADGKCYTSPIGINKIGSVPREIARYLNLPNWKDFTGHCFKRTALTALHVVGT